One window of Candidatus Methylomirabilota bacterium genomic DNA carries:
- the guaA gene encoding glutamine-hydrolyzing GMP synthase — protein sequence MDAADKIAVLDFGGQYTQLIARRIREMSVYSEIFPCTHPLDALLADAYRGIILSGGPSSVYEEGAPLPPKALFETGVPILGICYGMQAMGYLLGGHVAPAQRREYGAAEVTLHGSSRLFEGIEPEHEGRLSVWMSHGDTVLRPPKGFEMLGSTPNCPVAAMADEHRRLYAVQFHPEVAHTPQGRKVLENFLEVCKVKRSWSMASFIDTTVRSIHDQVGRDRVLCALSGGVDSAVAAVLVHRAVGDQLTCMFVDNGLLRKGEPESVVHTFRDAFKMNLVHVDASRRFLDALRGVTDPELKRKRIGAEFIGVFEDEARRLGEIPWLAQGTLYPDVIESVSFKGPSATIKTHHNVGGLPTKMTFKLLEPLRELFKDEVRRVGELLGLPSEIVWRQPFPGPGLAIRVLGEVTPERLDRLREADAIVQDEVRAAGLERELWQAFAVLLPVRTVGVMGDFRTYAQVIALRAVMSQDAMTADWARLPYDLLGRISSRISNEVKGINRVVFDVSSKPPSTIEWE from the coding sequence GTGGACGCGGCCGACAAGATCGCAGTCCTCGATTTCGGAGGGCAGTACACCCAGCTCATCGCCCGCCGGATCCGGGAAATGTCCGTCTATTCCGAGATCTTCCCCTGCACCCATCCTCTCGACGCGCTGCTCGCCGACGCCTACCGGGGGATCATCCTCTCCGGTGGGCCCTCGAGCGTGTACGAGGAGGGCGCACCCCTGCCGCCGAAGGCGCTCTTCGAGACGGGGGTGCCGATCCTCGGCATCTGCTACGGCATGCAGGCGATGGGCTACCTCCTGGGCGGCCACGTCGCACCCGCCCAGCGGCGCGAGTACGGGGCTGCCGAAGTGACGCTCCACGGCTCCAGCCGGCTGTTCGAGGGGATCGAGCCCGAGCACGAGGGACGGCTCAGCGTCTGGATGAGCCACGGAGACACCGTACTGCGACCTCCCAAGGGATTCGAGATGCTCGGCTCGACGCCGAACTGCCCCGTCGCCGCCATGGCCGATGAGCATCGCCGGCTCTACGCAGTGCAGTTCCATCCGGAGGTGGCCCACACCCCCCAGGGGCGGAAGGTCCTTGAGAACTTTCTCGAGGTGTGCAAGGTCAAGCGCTCGTGGTCCATGGCTTCCTTCATCGACACGACGGTCCGGTCGATCCACGACCAGGTGGGGCGCGACCGCGTGCTGTGCGCCCTGTCCGGGGGCGTGGACTCCGCCGTCGCCGCGGTCCTGGTCCATCGCGCCGTCGGCGATCAGCTCACGTGCATGTTCGTGGACAACGGCCTGCTCCGGAAAGGGGAGCCGGAGTCCGTCGTCCACACCTTCCGTGACGCCTTCAAGATGAACCTCGTTCACGTCGACGCCTCCCGGCGCTTCCTCGACGCGCTGCGCGGCGTCACGGATCCCGAGCTGAAACGTAAGCGCATCGGGGCGGAGTTCATCGGGGTCTTCGAGGACGAGGCCCGGCGGCTCGGGGAGATCCCCTGGCTGGCCCAGGGCACGCTTTATCCCGACGTGATCGAGTCGGTGTCCTTCAAGGGGCCGTCGGCCACGATCAAGACGCACCATAATGTAGGCGGGCTGCCGACGAAGATGACCTTCAAGCTGCTCGAACCTCTTCGAGAGCTGTTCAAAGACGAAGTTCGACGGGTCGGTGAGCTTCTGGGTCTTCCATCCGAGATCGTCTGGCGCCAGCCGTTCCCCGGTCCGGGCCTCGCCATCCGGGTGCTCGGCGAGGTGACGCCCGAGCGCCTCGACCGGCTGCGCGAGGCGGACGCCATCGTCCAGGACGAGGTGCGCGCGGCCGGGCTCGAACGCGAGCTGTGGCAGGCCTTCGCGGTCCTGCTGCCGGTGCGCACGGTGGGCGTCATGGGAGACTTCCGCACCTACGCGCAGGTGATCGCGCTGCGGGCGGTGATGAGCCAGGACGCGATGACGGCCGACTGGGCGCGGCTGCCCTATGATCTCCTGGGCCGGATCTCCAGCCGGATCAGCAATGAGGTGAAGGGCATCAACCGGGTCGTCTTCGACGTCTCCTCCAAGCCGCCGAGCACGATCGAGTGGGAGTGA